The following are encoded in a window of Microvirga ossetica genomic DNA:
- a CDS encoding IS110 family transposase yields MSEIATIGLDIAKNVFQLHAVDRSGKIVLRKALRRSQVQGFFSRLPPCLIGMEACATAHHWARTLMAFGHDVRLIPPAYVKPYLRRQKNDAADAAAICEAVARPSMRFVPVKSPQQQSTLMLHRARDLLIGQRTALINALRGHFAELGIVVAQGARNTRQLIALLHEEANPDFPAAARTALQPLATMLLGIETQIAKLDKAILAAHRSDPVSMRLAAIPGIGPIVASCLAASVPDASLFQGSREFAAYLGLVPRQHSTGGKARLGSISKMGNRHLRKLLVVGAHAALYSMKSGKTRTAMADWARSLLAKKPFKVVAVALANKMARIAWAVMARSTTYEPGSKGVAASAA; encoded by the coding sequence ATGTCTGAGATTGCCACGATCGGCCTTGATATCGCAAAGAACGTCTTCCAGCTGCACGCGGTGGACAGGAGTGGAAAGATCGTCCTGCGCAAGGCGCTGCGGCGCAGCCAGGTGCAGGGGTTCTTCAGCAGGCTGCCGCCTTGCCTGATCGGGATGGAGGCCTGCGCGACGGCTCATCACTGGGCTCGGACGCTCATGGCTTTCGGGCATGACGTCCGTCTGATCCCGCCCGCCTACGTCAAACCCTATCTGCGCCGGCAGAAGAATGATGCCGCGGACGCGGCGGCGATCTGTGAGGCCGTCGCGCGGCCGTCGATGCGCTTCGTCCCGGTCAAAAGTCCACAGCAGCAAAGCACTCTCATGCTACACAGAGCCCGCGATCTCCTGATCGGGCAGCGAACTGCCCTGATCAATGCCTTGCGCGGTCACTTTGCAGAGTTGGGCATCGTGGTGGCGCAAGGCGCTCGCAACACGCGCCAGCTGATCGCCTTACTCCACGAGGAGGCCAATCCAGACTTCCCCGCGGCAGCTCGAACTGCGCTTCAGCCTTTGGCCACGATGCTGCTCGGGATCGAGACGCAGATTGCCAAGCTCGATAAGGCCATTCTGGCGGCCCATCGCAGCGATCCAGTCAGCATGAGACTGGCCGCCATCCCCGGCATTGGTCCGATTGTCGCTTCCTGTCTCGCGGCCAGCGTCCCGGACGCCAGCCTGTTCCAGGGCAGCCGGGAGTTCGCAGCCTATCTCGGCCTCGTGCCGCGGCAGCACTCAACCGGCGGTAAGGCGAGGCTGGGCTCCATCTCCAAGATGGGCAACCGGCACTTGCGCAAGCTGCTGGTCGTCGGTGCGCACGCTGCGCTCTACAGCATGAAGTCTGGCAAGACCAGGACGGCTATGGCTGACTGGGCCCGGTCTCTGCTGGCCAAGAAGCCGTTCAAGGTGGTCGCCGTCGCCTTGGCCAACAAGATGGCCCGGATCGCCTGGGCGGTGATGGCCAGGAGCACGACTTACGAGCCCGGGAGCAAGGGAGTTGCAGCGTCGGCGGCATAG
- a CDS encoding IS6 family transposase translates to MSKPISYKRHRFPPEIIAHAVWLYFRFPLSLRLVEEMLLERGIVVSYETVRRWALKFGPAYARRLRRKPPSRRDIWHLDEVVVTIAGKKHWLWRAVDQDGYVLDEVVQTRRDTTAAKRLLRRLLRKQDCPPRRMITDKLGSYAAARRQIMPEVEHRSHKGLNNRAENSHLPFRRRERVMQGFRSLRYLQRFVSVFSAVRNLFVPPRSRRSARATHLHRLNAMAAWKVAANVAA, encoded by the coding sequence ATGAGCAAGCCCATTAGCTACAAACGCCATCGCTTTCCACCCGAGATCATCGCCCATGCGGTCTGGTTGTACTTTCGGTTCCCTCTGAGCCTGCGGCTCGTCGAGGAGATGCTGCTCGAGCGCGGCATCGTTGTCTCCTATGAGACTGTTCGCCGCTGGGCGCTGAAGTTCGGGCCGGCGTACGCTCGCCGCCTCAGGCGCAAGCCGCCAAGCCGCCGCGACATCTGGCACCTCGACGAGGTTGTGGTCACCATTGCCGGCAAGAAGCACTGGCTGTGGCGGGCGGTTGACCAGGACGGGTACGTCCTTGACGAGGTCGTGCAGACGCGCCGCGACACCACGGCGGCCAAGCGCTTGCTGAGGCGTCTCTTACGCAAGCAGGACTGCCCACCCCGGCGAATGATCACCGATAAGCTCGGCTCTTATGCTGCCGCCCGACGTCAGATCATGCCAGAAGTCGAGCACCGCTCGCACAAGGGGCTTAATAACCGGGCGGAGAATTCGCATCTGCCGTTCCGTCGACGAGAGAGGGTGATGCAAGGCTTTCGATCGCTCAGATACCTGCAGCGGTTCGTCAGTGTCTTTTCGGCCGTCCGCAACCTTTTCGTTCCACCCCGCTCCCGCCGCTCCGCCCGTGCGACCCACCTTCACCGCCTCAACGCCATGGCGGCGTGGAAAGTCGCGGCGAATGTCGCCGCTTGA